The following coding sequences lie in one Panicum virgatum strain AP13 chromosome 6N, P.virgatum_v5, whole genome shotgun sequence genomic window:
- the LOC120679349 gene encoding rust resistance kinase Lr10-like: MSSNDATTGGNIAIAIVSVIAGGIVIIVVSVLIYKCYKLRMMRKYGGLPPPAVLPTVEMRTAAAAPTVVGGGSTATMASGTISSSYGAIDVVKNRPVRFSSLQLQEFTGNYAEKLGAGGFGVVFRGQIPLPDHGSLQVAVKVLGSNMGRRAEEQFMAEIGTIGRTSHVNLVRLYGFCFDADLKALVYEFMPNGSLDRHLFHDDGDGGPQLMFNKLYDVAVGTAKAIQYLHDDCERRIIHYDIKPGNVLLDEAFRPKVADFGLARLCERERTHMTMTGGGRGTPGYAAPELWMAAPATHKCDVYSYGMLLFEILGRRRNYVEGGGSQDESAECWYPRWAWHRLERGETEALAARALAGKAGKEGRRKVERMCAVALWCVQYRPEDRPPMSGVVRMLEGDEDVAAPAVSPFAHLDSDHLVSQTFTADTTTTFNSAPPRKH; the protein is encoded by the exons ATGTCGTCGAATGATGCTACAACAGGAGGGAACATTGCAATAGCCATTG TGTCCGTGATCGCCGGCGGGATCGTGATCATCGTGGTATCGGTGCTCATCTACAAGTGCTACAAGCTGCGCATGATGCGCAAGTACGGTGGCcttccgccgccggcggtgctGCCGACGGTGGAGATGAGGACGGCAGCAGCGGCACCAACCGTCGTCGGCGGTGGCAGCACGGCGACGATGGCTAGCGGCACGATCAGCAGCAGCTATGGCGCCATCGACGTCGTCAAGAACCGGCCCGTGCGGTTCAGCTCGCTGCAGCTGCAGGAATTCACCGGCAACTACGCCGAGaagctcggcgccggcggcttcgGTGTGGTCTTCAGAGGCCAGATCCCCCTTCCGGATCACGGCAGCCTGCAGGTGGCCGTGAAGGTCCTCGGCAGCAACATGGGGCGGCGCGCCGAGGAGCAGTTCATGGCGGAGATCGGCACCATCGGCAGGACGTCGCACGTCAACCTCGTCCGGCTGTACGGCTTCTGCTTCGACGCCGACCTCAAGGCGCTGGTCTACGAGTTCATGCCCAACGGCTCGCTGGACCGCCACCTCTTCCACGACGACGGTGACGGTGGGCCGCAGCTCATGTTCAACAAGCTCTACGACGTCGCAGTCGGCACGGCGAAGGCGATCCAGTACCTCCACGACGACTGCGAGCGGCGGATCATCCACTACGACATCAAGCCCGGCAACGTGCTCCTGGACGAGGCCTTCCGTCCCAAGGTGGCCGACTTCGGGCTGGCGAGGCTGTGCGAGCGGGAGAGGACGCACATGACGAtgaccggcggcgggcggggcacCCCGGGGTACGCCGCGCCAGAGCTGtggatggcggcgccggcgacgcacAAGTGCGACGTGTACAGCTACGGCATGCTGCTCTTCGAGATCCTGGGGCGGCGGAGGAACTACGTTGAGGGCGGCGGCTCGCAGGACGAGAGCGCGGAGTGCTGGTACCCGCGGTGGGCGTGGCATCGGCTGGAGCGCGGCGAGACGGAGGcgctggcggcgcgggcgctggcCGGCAAGGCCGgcaaggaggggaggaggaaagTGGAGCGGATGTGCGCGGTGGCGCTATGGTGCGTGCAGTACCGGCCCGAGGACAGGCCGCCGATGAGCGGCGTGGTGCGGATGCTGGAGGGCGACGAGGacgtcgccgcgccggccgtgaGCCCCTTCGCGCATCTCGACTCCGATCATCTGGTGTCGCAAACATTCACGGCGGACACCACCACCACGTTCAATTCGGCTCCGCCGCGTAAACATTAG